A genomic window from Rhodococcus sp. KBS0724 includes:
- a CDS encoding three-helix bundle dimerization domain-containing protein, whose product MTGDEELLQVEQVIARLITRYPAVSPLDIERSVRRNHQRLRSGRIRTFVPLLVEKAVLRDIALSFSAGECEIQGNKASRVFPRLGHARGIGA is encoded by the coding sequence ATGACCGGCGACGAAGAGTTGCTCCAGGTCGAACAGGTGATTGCACGGCTGATCACCCGCTATCCGGCCGTCTCACCCCTGGACATCGAACGTAGTGTGCGCAGAAATCACCAGCGCCTGCGGAGTGGGCGGATACGCACTTTCGTACCACTACTCGTGGAGAAGGCCGTACTGCGCGACATCGCCCTTTCCTTCTCCGCGGGCGAATGTGAAATTCAGGGGAACAAGGCATCTCGGGTGTTTCCAAGGCTCGGCCACGCTCGCGGCATCGGGGCCTGA
- a CDS encoding SHOCT domain-containing protein produces the protein MEGFWEFFWFMFVCLAFVAYLSVLFSIITDLFRDHEMSGWVKAVWIIFLFVIPFLSAMIYVIVRNDGMTQRSMAAAHRRMNAQGVYVRDDGGQSSAQQISAAKGLLDSGAINEEEFRALKAKTIMQ, from the coding sequence ATGGAAGGTTTCTGGGAGTTCTTCTGGTTCATGTTTGTGTGTCTTGCGTTTGTGGCTTATCTGAGCGTGTTGTTCTCGATCATCACCGACCTGTTTCGCGATCACGAGATGTCCGGTTGGGTGAAGGCAGTCTGGATCATCTTCCTGTTCGTCATCCCCTTCTTGTCCGCGATGATTTACGTGATCGTGAGAAATGACGGAATGACTCAGCGGTCGATGGCTGCTGCCCACCGGCGTATGAACGCTCAGGGCGTCTACGTCCGTGACGACGGCGGACAATCTTCGGCTCAGCAGATTTCGGCGGCAAAAGGGCTTCTCGATTCCGGGGCGATCAACGAAGAGGAATTCCGGGCACTCAAAGCGAAAACCATAATGCAGTGA
- the ppk2 gene encoding polyphosphate kinase 2, with the protein MGKKSKNKKHKNSELEAPPASDVEPSSTSTHKPMKYKTYRRDLKPIHAELVALQEWVKSSGAKVCIVFEGRDTAGKGGVIKAITERVSPRVFRVVALPAPTEREKSQMYIQRYVPHLPAAGEIVIFDRSWYNRAGVERVMGYCTNEQAHEFLQLIPTVERAIVESGVILLKYWLEVSEEQQMLRLQSRIDDPRKIWKLSGLDLKSYSHWYDYSRARDEMFRYTDTGWAPWYVAVNDDKKRGRLNIISHILSQIPYEPLEHPDIKLPHRQQPDGYKAPQQPLHWIPTPY; encoded by the coding sequence GTGGGAAAGAAGTCGAAGAACAAGAAACACAAGAACTCTGAGCTCGAAGCTCCCCCAGCCAGTGACGTGGAACCCTCCTCGACCTCGACGCACAAGCCGATGAAATACAAGACTTATCGACGGGATCTCAAGCCGATTCACGCAGAACTCGTCGCATTGCAGGAGTGGGTCAAATCTTCCGGTGCAAAGGTCTGCATCGTGTTCGAGGGCCGTGACACTGCAGGAAAAGGTGGGGTGATCAAAGCGATCACCGAACGGGTGAGCCCGCGTGTGTTCCGCGTTGTCGCCCTCCCAGCCCCGACTGAACGGGAAAAATCCCAGATGTACATCCAGCGGTATGTGCCACATCTACCAGCCGCCGGCGAGATCGTCATCTTCGACCGCAGTTGGTACAACCGCGCCGGGGTCGAACGGGTCATGGGCTACTGCACGAACGAACAAGCACACGAATTCCTCCAGCTCATCCCGACAGTCGAGCGCGCAATCGTGGAATCCGGGGTCATTCTGTTGAAGTACTGGCTCGAGGTGAGTGAGGAACAGCAAATGCTGCGCCTGCAGAGCCGAATCGACGACCCACGGAAAATCTGGAAGTTGTCGGGCCTCGACCTGAAGTCGTACAGCCATTGGTACGACTATTCGCGGGCCCGCGACGAGATGTTCCGCTACACCGACACAGGATGGGCGCCTTGGTATGTCGCGGTCAACGACGACAAGAAACGCGGCCGGCTCAACATCATCAGTCACATACTGAGTCAGATTCCGTATGAACCTTTGGAACATCCTGATATCAAACTGCCACACCGACAACAGCCCGACGGATACAAGGCACCCCAGCAACCACTGCACTGGATCCCTACCCCCTACTGA
- a CDS encoding cation-transporting P-type ATPase, producing the protein MSHPEAAPQDRAHTDSAQSATWHAQSVETVVATLTSDRESGLSADDVANRRRQYGPNEIASTPPPSMWSIALAQLRDPMNLMLVAVAVVSIVIGEIPTAIVVAVLVVLNIVLGTRQEMKARASVDALAKMQTPQARVVRDGTLIQLDATELVPGDIVELEAGDIVAADGRLLTSTTLETQEAALTGESAPIPKDPKTLGTTDIPLGDRSNMVFQNTSVTRGTATMVVTETGMHTQIGQIASMLSAVAPGKSPLQRELDSLTKLLGIIAWGAVTIIVVIGVIRGQDLTTLLLLGIAMGVSAIPTGLPTFVQAMLAYGARQLADAKAVVKNLTDVETLGATSAINSDKTGTLTMNQMTVRSLYVHCRWYLVEGEGYAKIGRITQVAGEAPPDFTLLAYGLCLDSDATVSDAGEVVGDPTEAALVVLAAKIGVDAPLTRRTYPRVATVPFDSAYKFMATFHHLEVDGGNQFVELVKGGPDVVLARCSTAFLPGRRPVPIDEVREELTAANRTMSEKGLRVLAFAVRRLDGQETAVGTDPMSFVEDLTFVGMAGIIDPLRPEAIESVRTAHTAGIHVRMITGDHAITASAIGAELGLGPGAIGGPELQALTDEDLAAAMPNLHVFGRVTPADKLRLVDIMQKDGAVVAMTGDAVNDAAALKKADIGVAMGSGSEVTKQAGKMVLTDDNFGTLITAISLGRNIYGKIVSYIRYQMSKLFSLVLLFLAASIFDINEGVALTPLMVLFQHFFITLFPVAVIMLDPPPPDLMKKPPRDPKTPIANRRAVIQWLAYGILQFAVTLAAMLLAPGEMSTDEANVPMTMAFVVLSLGSILAGLTMRRDPESGLVAPVLGALKILAIPTVVTVFAVEAGVLQDLLMTTSLSGSQWLACIGWSLIIPIVVELDKAIRRRRLPKSDIRIPATAAVAPQRAHAQ; encoded by the coding sequence ATGAGCCACCCGGAGGCCGCGCCGCAGGATCGAGCGCACACAGACTCAGCCCAGAGCGCGACCTGGCACGCCCAGAGCGTCGAAACCGTTGTCGCCACCCTGACGTCTGATCGGGAGTCGGGCCTGAGTGCTGACGACGTCGCAAACCGTCGCCGGCAGTACGGGCCCAACGAAATTGCCTCGACGCCGCCGCCCTCGATGTGGTCGATTGCGCTGGCGCAGTTGAGGGATCCGATGAATCTGATGCTGGTCGCGGTTGCCGTAGTCAGCATTGTCATCGGTGAAATCCCCACTGCCATAGTGGTTGCGGTACTCGTAGTGCTCAATATCGTCCTCGGCACCCGCCAGGAGATGAAAGCCCGCGCCAGTGTGGACGCATTGGCGAAGATGCAAACGCCACAAGCTCGGGTTGTCCGCGACGGGACTTTGATCCAGCTCGACGCCACCGAGCTGGTGCCTGGCGATATCGTCGAACTCGAAGCGGGCGATATCGTCGCCGCCGACGGACGCCTCCTCACGTCCACCACGTTGGAAACTCAGGAAGCGGCACTGACGGGCGAAAGTGCACCCATCCCGAAGGACCCGAAAACACTGGGCACCACAGACATTCCCCTCGGCGACCGAAGCAATATGGTGTTCCAGAACACTTCGGTCACCCGCGGCACCGCCACCATGGTGGTCACCGAAACCGGCATGCACACCCAGATTGGGCAGATCGCGTCGATGCTGTCGGCGGTCGCACCTGGCAAGTCGCCACTACAACGCGAACTCGACTCGCTCACCAAACTGCTCGGCATCATTGCGTGGGGTGCGGTGACAATCATTGTGGTCATCGGCGTAATCCGTGGTCAGGACCTGACAACGCTTCTTCTGCTCGGTATTGCGATGGGAGTCTCCGCAATCCCGACGGGCCTTCCGACTTTCGTCCAGGCCATGCTGGCATATGGTGCTCGCCAACTGGCTGACGCGAAGGCCGTCGTAAAGAACCTCACCGACGTCGAAACACTCGGTGCCACGAGCGCCATCAACTCCGATAAGACCGGCACGCTGACGATGAACCAGATGACGGTGCGGTCGCTGTACGTCCATTGCCGGTGGTACCTCGTCGAGGGCGAGGGTTACGCCAAGATCGGAAGAATCACGCAGGTAGCGGGCGAGGCGCCGCCGGATTTCACGCTGCTCGCCTACGGTCTCTGCCTTGACAGCGACGCCACCGTCTCCGATGCCGGAGAGGTTGTCGGCGACCCGACCGAGGCCGCGCTTGTTGTACTCGCGGCAAAGATCGGCGTCGACGCTCCACTCACCAGAAGGACGTACCCCCGGGTCGCAACAGTTCCTTTCGACTCGGCATACAAGTTCATGGCGACGTTCCACCATCTCGAAGTGGACGGCGGTAACCAATTCGTGGAACTGGTCAAGGGCGGCCCCGACGTGGTCCTGGCTCGGTGCTCGACAGCGTTCCTACCTGGCCGTCGACCCGTTCCGATCGACGAGGTCCGTGAAGAATTGACAGCCGCGAACCGGACTATGTCCGAGAAGGGTCTTCGCGTGCTGGCCTTCGCCGTTCGGCGACTCGATGGGCAGGAAACAGCCGTGGGGACGGACCCCATGTCGTTTGTCGAGGACCTCACGTTTGTCGGCATGGCCGGCATTATCGACCCGCTTCGCCCGGAGGCGATCGAATCGGTCCGCACTGCACACACGGCCGGCATCCATGTCCGCATGATCACCGGCGATCACGCAATTACGGCATCTGCGATCGGCGCCGAACTCGGACTTGGACCGGGCGCCATCGGCGGCCCGGAACTCCAGGCACTGACTGACGAAGACCTGGCGGCCGCGATGCCGAATCTGCATGTCTTCGGCCGCGTCACCCCCGCCGACAAATTACGCCTGGTCGACATCATGCAGAAGGATGGCGCGGTTGTCGCTATGACCGGCGACGCTGTCAACGATGCTGCCGCACTGAAGAAAGCCGACATCGGCGTCGCCATGGGATCAGGCAGTGAAGTGACCAAACAGGCGGGCAAGATGGTGCTCACCGATGACAACTTCGGGACCCTGATCACCGCAATCAGTTTGGGCCGCAACATCTACGGCAAGATCGTGTCCTACATCCGCTACCAGATGTCGAAACTGTTCTCGCTGGTTCTGCTCTTCCTCGCCGCGAGCATCTTCGATATCAACGAAGGTGTAGCGCTCACCCCGCTGATGGTGCTGTTCCAGCACTTCTTCATCACCCTGTTCCCCGTTGCGGTCATCATGCTCGACCCGCCGCCGCCGGACCTGATGAAGAAGCCGCCCCGCGACCCCAAGACACCGATAGCCAACCGACGGGCGGTCATCCAGTGGTTGGCGTACGGCATCCTGCAGTTTGCCGTCACCCTTGCCGCGATGCTTCTCGCCCCGGGCGAGATGAGTACAGACGAGGCAAATGTTCCCATGACCATGGCGTTTGTGGTGCTGTCGTTGGGCTCGATCCTCGCCGGACTGACCATGCGTCGCGATCCGGAATCCGGCCTCGTCGCACCGGTGCTCGGCGCACTCAAGATCTTGGCCATCCCGACCGTGGTCACCGTGTTCGCGGTGGAGGCAGGAGTACTCCAGGATCTCCTCATGACAACCTCGTTGTCGGGCAGCCAGTGGCTGGCCTGCATCGGATGGTCGCTGATCATTCCGATCGTGGTCGAGTTGGACAAGGCAATCCGACGCCGACGCCTCCCGAAGTCGGATATCCGCATCCCGGCGACCGCTGCGGTCGCCCCTCAGCGTGCTCACGCGCAATGA